Genomic segment of Vicinamibacteria bacterium:
GGGCTGGGGATGTCGCTCATCATGGGGGTGATGCGCATCATCAACTTGGCCCACGGCGAGCTCATGATGGTCGCGATGTACATCACCTTCTGGGGCTTCACGCTTCTCGGGATCGACCCCTACCTGTCCCTTCTGGCCGTCTTCCCGTTGATGTTCCTGCTCGGGGTGGCGGTGCAAAAGTTCCTGCTCGAGCCCGTCATGGAAGCGGACACCGTGCTCCCCGAGAACCAGGTCCTTTTGACCGTCGGCCTCGGGCTCGTACTCGCCAACCTCGCCCTCCTCCTCTTCACCGCCGACTACCGCTCCGTCCCCGTGTCCTACGCAAGCAAGACCATCTACTGGGATATGTCGCTCGGAGGGCAGACCATCTCGCTCTCCTTCAGCTTGCCTTTCCTGGTCGCCTTTGGGATTGCCTTGGCCCTGGGTTTGCTTCTCTTCCTCTTTCTAGGCCGGACCGACACCGGCCGGATGATCCGGGCCACCGCCCAGGACAAGCGCGCCGCCGCCCTGATGGGGATAGATACCCAGCGCATCACCGCCATCACCTTCGGCCTCGGGTCCGCCCTGGTCGGGGCCGCGGGCACGCTCCTCGCCCCCGTCTACTACCTTTACCCGCAGGTGGGGGGGCAATTCACGCAGAAGGCGTTTGTTATCACCATCCTGGGCGGCTTGGGGGACATCCCGGGGGCGGTTTTGGGTGGCCTGGTGCTCGGCCTCGCGGAGTCGCTCGGCTCCGTCTACATCTCCCTCGGGTACAAGGACGCCTTCGGGTTTGTCATCTTCGTCCTCGTTCTCATTTTCATGCCGCGTGGCCTGCTCGGGAGAGGGCGGGCCTAGGGGGAAGGGATGCCCAAGAAGAGGGTCTTGGCCGCCCTCCCCCTCGCCGCCCTCCTTTTCCTCCCCGCGGCGACCCAAAACCCGTACCTGCTCCACATGGCGATCCTCTCCTTGCTCTGGGTCGTCCTCGGCCAGAGCTGGAACCTGCTCGGGGGGTACACGGGGCAGATCTCCTTCGGGCACGCCGCCTTTTTCGGGGTCGGCGCCTACACCGCCGGGATCCTGGTCAAGTCCGGCTTCTCCGCCCCCGCCGCTTGGTGGGGGCTCCCCCTCGGCGGCCTCACCGCGGCGGCGGTGGCCGCCCTCATCGGCTGGATCTGCCTCCGACTACGGGGCTCCTACTTCTCCCTCTCCGTGCTCGCGCTCTCCGAGGTCCTGCGTCTGGTGGCGGTCAACTGGAAGCAGCTCACCAACGGGGCGGAGGGCATCCTGCTCATCCCCGCCTTTACGGAGAAGATCTGGTACTACTACATCGCCCTCGGCCTCGCCGCCTTGAGCTTCGCGGTCATCCGTTGGGTGATGGGGAGCAAGGCCGGCTACTACTTCCTGGCCATCCGCGAGGACCAGGACTGCGCGGAGTCCCTCGGGATCGACACCACCAAGTACAAGCTCCTCTCGGTGTTGCTGAGCGCTTTTTTCACCGGGGTGGCGGGGGGCTTCTATCTGAACTACATGGGTTTCATCGACCCCGGGATCGTGTTCTCCGTCGCGGACATCTCGATCATGATGATCCTGGTCACGATGCTGGGGGGAGCCGCCACCAGCTTGGGCCCGGCGGTGGGAGCGGTTATCTTCATCCTCGTCTCCGAGCTCCTCCGGGTCTGGGTCAAGCAGGGGCACCTGATCTTCTTTGGGGTGCTCATGATCGGCATCATCATCTTCTTCCCCAACGGGATCGTGGGCGCGGTCCTGGATGCGCGGGCGCGACGACGAAGAGGGCCGGGAGGACCGGCGACGGCATGACCCCCCTCCTCGAGCTCGACGACGTCAGCAAGCGCTTCGGTGGCCTGATGGCCGTACGCCGCATGTCCTTTCGCCTGCAGAAGGGGGAGATCCTGGGGCTGATCGGGCCGAACGGGGCGGGGAAGACCACCATCTTCAATCTGATCAACGGTTACTTCCCGCCCGCGAGCGGAAAGATCCTCTTCCGGGGCACTCGGATCGACGGCCGCAAGCCCCACAAGGTCTGCCGGCTGGGCCTGGCCCGCACGTTCCAGGTCGTGAGGCCGCTCGCCCGCCTCAGCGTTCTCGAGAACGTCATGGTGGCGGCCTTCTCGCGGACCAATCGCCCGGAGGAAGCGCGCCGGGAAGCGTGGCAGGCGATCTCCTTCACGGAGATGGAGTGCTGGCGCGAGGCCCCCGCCCGCAGCTTGCCTCTGGGCATGCGCAAACGTTTGGAGATGGCGCGGGCGCTGGCCACCAAGCCGGAGCTGCTGCTTCTGGACGAGAACTTCGCGGGGCTCAACCCGGCCGAGGTGGAGAAAACGATCGAGATCGTCCGCAAGATTCACGCGAGCGGGGTCACGATCCTGATCATCGAGCACAACATGCGCGTCATCATGTCCATTTCCCAGCGCATCCTCTGCATCAACTACGGCGAGAAGATCGCGGAAGGGACTCCGCTGGAGATCGCGAAGGATCCGCTGGTGGTGGAGGCTTACCTCGGGAGCGCCCGTGCTTAGGGTCGAAGGCATCGACGTTGCCTACGGCGATGTCCAGGTCCTGTGGGACGTTTCCTTGGAGGTGAAGGAGGGAGAAATCGTCGCCCTCATCGGAGCGAACGGCTCCGGCAAGACCACCACCCTGATGACGATCTCAGGCCTGCTTCCTGTTGCCAAGGGCGGCGTGTTCTACGGGAAGGAGCCGATCCACACCCGGCCCGCGCATGAGATGGTGGGGCTGGGGATCGCCCACGTCCCGGAGGCGCGCCGGCTTTTCCCCGACATGACCGTCCGCGAGAACCTGCTCTTGGGCGCGCTCACCCCGGAGGCGAGAAAGAACCGTCCGCAGACGCTGGAGAAGATGTTCACCCTCTTCCCGCGGCTGAAGGAGCGCGAAAAGCAGCTCGCGGGGACCCTCTCCGGGGGCGAGCAGCAGATGGCCGCCATCGCGCGCGGGCTGATGTCGAGCCCCCGGCTGCTGATGCTCGACGAGCCCTCCCTGGGCCTCTCGCCGCTGCTGGTGAGCGAGATCTTCCGCGTCATCGAGGAGGTCCACCGGGGAGGGACCACCGTGCTGCTGGTGGAGCAGAATGTCTTCAAGACGCTGGGGATCGCCGACCGCGCCTACGTGCTCGAGAATGGCCGCATCGCGCTCACGGGGAGGGG
This window contains:
- a CDS encoding branched-chain amino acid ABC transporter permease, with the protein product GLGMSLIMGVMRIINLAHGELMMVAMYITFWGFTLLGIDPYLSLLAVFPLMFLLGVAVQKFLLEPVMEADTVLPENQVLLTVGLGLVLANLALLLFTADYRSVPVSYASKTIYWDMSLGGQTISLSFSLPFLVAFGIALALGLLLFLFLGRTDTGRMIRATAQDKRAAALMGIDTQRITAITFGLGSALVGAAGTLLAPVYYLYPQVGGQFTQKAFVITILGGLGDIPGAVLGGLVLGLAESLGSVYISLGYKDAFGFVIFVLVLIFMPRGLLGRGRA
- a CDS encoding branched-chain amino acid ABC transporter permease — encoded protein: MPKKRVLAALPLAALLFLPAATQNPYLLHMAILSLLWVVLGQSWNLLGGYTGQISFGHAAFFGVGAYTAGILVKSGFSAPAAWWGLPLGGLTAAAVAALIGWICLRLRGSYFSLSVLALSEVLRLVAVNWKQLTNGAEGILLIPAFTEKIWYYYIALGLAALSFAVIRWVMGSKAGYYFLAIREDQDCAESLGIDTTKYKLLSVLLSAFFTGVAGGFYLNYMGFIDPGIVFSVADISIMMILVTMLGGAATSLGPAVGAVIFILVSELLRVWVKQGHLIFFGVLMIGIIIFFPNGIVGAVLDARARRRRGPGGPATA
- a CDS encoding ABC transporter ATP-binding protein — protein: MTPLLELDDVSKRFGGLMAVRRMSFRLQKGEILGLIGPNGAGKTTIFNLINGYFPPASGKILFRGTRIDGRKPHKVCRLGLARTFQVVRPLARLSVLENVMVAAFSRTNRPEEARREAWQAISFTEMECWREAPARSLPLGMRKRLEMARALATKPELLLLDENFAGLNPAEVEKTIEIVRKIHASGVTILIIEHNMRVIMSISQRILCINYGEKIAEGTPLEIAKDPLVVEAYLGSARA
- a CDS encoding ABC transporter ATP-binding protein, with the protein product MLRVEGIDVAYGDVQVLWDVSLEVKEGEIVALIGANGSGKTTTLMTISGLLPVAKGGVFYGKEPIHTRPAHEMVGLGIAHVPEARRLFPDMTVRENLLLGALTPEARKNRPQTLEKMFTLFPRLKEREKQLAGTLSGGEQQMAAIARGLMSSPRLLMLDEPSLGLSPLLVSEIFRVIEEVHRGGTTVLLVEQNVFKTLGIADRAYVLENGRIALTGRGRELLADDHVKRAYLGL